The following are encoded in a window of Mycobacteroides chelonae CCUG 47445 genomic DNA:
- a CDS encoding helix-turn-helix domain-containing protein encodes MTSINGPSARDGAGAKPGRDAAAAGQSGKAQFLTVAEVAALMRVSKMTVYRLVHNGELPAVRVGRSFRVHAKAVNDLLQASYFDAG; translated from the coding sequence ATGACGTCAATCAACGGGCCATCCGCACGCGACGGGGCCGGCGCCAAGCCGGGCCGGGACGCGGCGGCTGCTGGCCAATCCGGCAAGGCTCAGTTCCTTACGGTCGCCGAGGTCGCTGCGCTGATGCGCGTGAGCAAGATGACCGTCTACCGGCTGGTGCACAACGGCGAGCTGCCCGCGGTGCGGGTCGGCCGGTCGTTCCGTGTGCACGCCAAGGCGGTCAACGATCTGCTGCAGGCCTCCTACTTCGACGCCGGATAA
- the proC gene encoding pyrroline-5-carboxylate reductase, with protein sequence MSRIAIIGGGNIGEALISGLLRAGRQAKDIVVSEKVPARAKALAEAYSIRVSEVADAVEGADFIVVAVKPSDVESATSEIAAALAKLDAEGSDRETEQVLVSVAAGVSASFFESKLAAGAPVVRVMPNAPMLVGAGVSAVAKGRFATDEQLSAVAELLESVGSVIKVAESQMDTVTALSGSGPAYFFLLVEALVDAGVASGLTRPVATDLVIQTMAGSAAMLLERAETDENRAPGLQTRTEVDTTAAELRATITSPGGTTAAALRELERGGLRASVYAAVEAAKTRSEQLGITSE encoded by the coding sequence ATGTCCAGAATCGCAATCATCGGTGGCGGCAATATCGGCGAAGCACTTATCTCCGGGCTGCTGAGGGCCGGACGGCAGGCCAAGGACATCGTCGTGTCCGAGAAGGTCCCCGCCCGCGCGAAGGCTCTGGCCGAGGCGTATTCCATCCGCGTCAGCGAGGTGGCCGACGCCGTCGAAGGCGCCGATTTCATCGTGGTGGCGGTCAAACCGTCCGATGTCGAGAGCGCGACCAGCGAGATCGCCGCGGCGCTGGCGAAACTGGACGCCGAAGGCAGTGATCGGGAGACCGAGCAGGTGCTGGTCTCGGTGGCCGCGGGAGTGTCCGCGAGCTTCTTCGAATCCAAGCTGGCCGCCGGGGCTCCGGTGGTGCGGGTGATGCCCAATGCCCCGATGCTTGTCGGCGCCGGGGTCAGCGCTGTCGCCAAGGGCCGATTCGCGACCGACGAGCAGCTCAGTGCCGTCGCCGAGCTGCTGGAGTCGGTGGGCAGCGTCATCAAGGTGGCCGAATCCCAGATGGACACCGTCACCGCGCTGTCCGGATCTGGGCCGGCCTACTTCTTCCTGCTCGTCGAGGCGCTGGTCGATGCGGGGGTTGCCTCGGGTCTCACGCGGCCCGTCGCTACCGATCTGGTCATCCAGACCATGGCCGGATCCGCCGCGATGCTGCTCGAACGGGCCGAGACGGACGAAAATCGGGCCCCCGGACTGCAGACCCGCACGGAGGTCGATACGACCGCCGCGGAGCTCCGCGCCACGATTACCTCGCCGGGTGGTACTACCGCCGCTGCGCTGCGCGAACTGGAACGTGGAGGTTTGCGAGCAAGCGTCTATGCCGCCGTTGAAGCCGCAAAAACACGCTCCGAGCAGCTCGGAATCACATCAGAGTAA
- a CDS encoding serine hydrolase domain-containing protein, whose product MSQPQRRAQTAPVFAPESWGTGLPDGVQGWAQPEFDRVVRKFASMYVGRTGGGALCAYVDGEPVLDIWAGEARPGVPWTRDTAPIVYSASKGVTATVIHRLADRGLLAYDAPVARYWPEFAANGKESVTVRDVLAHKSGLAALARIASTPEELLDHELMEQRLAAAPVGRYYGKAAYHAMSYGWLLAGLGRAITGKDMRTLYRTELAEVLGVDGIHLGRPPVDSPTIPAGIYAQLDKAVKTPFLSRGLSIGARVVDALPGARGATGAIHVPGAERIVADDGHATAPLYDTQMGAGNAICTAPALAKLYGALSNRGSVDGRQLLSADKTAELAGGRGIRPNVAVARDIWELGYHCIPAPGLAGGFGHMGAGGSTGWADPNRHIAVGLAHNHLILPNPLHNVAFPRLWAATVRSAR is encoded by the coding sequence ATGTCACAACCGCAGCGTCGCGCGCAGACCGCCCCCGTTTTCGCACCGGAATCCTGGGGCACCGGTCTACCGGACGGGGTACAGGGCTGGGCGCAACCCGAGTTCGACCGGGTGGTCCGCAAGTTCGCATCGATGTATGTCGGCCGTACCGGGGGTGGCGCGCTCTGCGCCTATGTCGACGGCGAACCCGTGCTCGACATCTGGGCCGGTGAGGCGCGTCCCGGTGTGCCGTGGACCCGCGATACCGCGCCGATCGTGTACTCGGCCTCCAAGGGGGTGACCGCTACCGTCATCCATCGCCTGGCCGACCGAGGGCTGCTGGCCTACGACGCCCCGGTCGCCCGCTACTGGCCGGAATTCGCCGCCAACGGCAAGGAGTCGGTCACGGTGCGAGATGTCCTGGCCCACAAGTCGGGGCTGGCCGCGCTGGCCCGGATCGCCTCCACCCCGGAGGAACTTCTCGACCACGAACTGATGGAGCAGCGACTCGCCGCCGCGCCTGTCGGGCGCTACTACGGCAAGGCCGCCTATCACGCGATGAGTTATGGCTGGCTCTTGGCCGGCCTCGGGCGTGCGATCACCGGTAAGGACATGCGCACGCTCTATCGCACCGAACTCGCGGAAGTCCTCGGAGTGGACGGCATTCATCTGGGGCGCCCGCCCGTCGATTCACCGACGATCCCCGCAGGGATCTATGCGCAGCTCGATAAGGCCGTGAAGACGCCATTTCTTTCTCGTGGCCTGTCCATCGGGGCACGCGTGGTGGACGCCCTGCCGGGCGCACGGGGGGCAACCGGAGCGATCCACGTGCCCGGGGCCGAACGGATCGTGGCCGACGACGGGCATGCAACCGCTCCGCTGTACGACACCCAGATGGGCGCGGGCAACGCCATCTGTACCGCCCCGGCCCTGGCCAAGCTCTACGGCGCGCTGAGCAATCGGGGAAGTGTGGACGGACGGCAGCTGCTGTCAGCGGACAAGACCGCCGAACTGGCCGGCGGACGCGGGATCAGGCCCAATGTCGCGGTCGCCCGCGATATCTGGGAACTCGGCTATCACTGCATCCCCGCGCCGGGCTTGGCGGGAGGTTTCGGGCATATGGGGGCCGGCGGCTCCACCGGATGGGCGGACCCGAACCGCCACATAGCTGTTGGGCTGGCACACAACCATCTGATACTTCCCAACCCGCTGCACAATGTGGCGTTCCCCCGGTTGTGGGCGGCGACAGTGCGGAGTGCGCGCTAG
- a CDS encoding R2-like ligand-binding oxidase: MTRTHYGSLRKGGLNWDSLPLKLFVGGNAKFWDPADIDFSRDRADWDALTDRERDYATRLCAQFIAGEESVTQDIQPFMTAMRAEGRLGDEMYLTQFAFEEAKHTQVFRLWLDAVGVSDDLHGYLDDLPAYREIFFDELPDALGTLAADPSPAAQVRASVTYNHVVEGMLALTGYFAWHKICVDRGILPGMQELIRRIGDDERRHMAWGTFTCRRHVAADDANWSVFEARMNELIPIALRLTEEGFGLYGADTPFGLVLDEFMQYSADKGMRRFGTISSARGRPLGEIDLDYSPLQLEDTFAAEDREALAATA; the protein is encoded by the coding sequence ATGACGCGGACACATTACGGATCGCTACGCAAGGGAGGCCTCAACTGGGATTCCTTGCCGCTCAAGCTATTCGTCGGCGGAAACGCGAAATTTTGGGATCCGGCCGATATCGACTTCTCGCGCGACCGGGCGGACTGGGACGCGCTCACCGATCGGGAACGTGACTATGCGACCCGGCTGTGCGCGCAGTTCATCGCGGGCGAGGAATCGGTGACCCAGGACATCCAGCCGTTCATGACGGCCATGCGCGCCGAGGGGCGACTCGGTGACGAGATGTACTTGACGCAGTTCGCTTTTGAAGAGGCAAAGCACACACAGGTCTTCAGGCTCTGGCTTGATGCAGTCGGCGTCAGCGACGACCTGCACGGATACCTCGACGACCTTCCGGCCTACCGTGAGATCTTCTTCGATGAGCTTCCCGATGCCTTGGGCACGCTGGCCGCCGACCCGTCGCCTGCGGCCCAGGTACGCGCCTCGGTGACCTATAACCACGTGGTCGAGGGCATGCTGGCGCTCACGGGATACTTTGCATGGCACAAGATTTGCGTTGACCGCGGCATTCTTCCCGGTATGCAGGAGCTGATCCGCCGGATCGGTGACGACGAGCGCCGGCACATGGCCTGGGGCACCTTCACCTGCCGGCGCCACGTGGCCGCCGACGACGCCAACTGGTCGGTCTTCGAGGCCCGCATGAACGAACTCATCCCGATTGCGTTGCGTCTCACCGAGGAAGGCTTCGGACTGTACGGCGCCGACACCCCGTTCGGGCTCGTGCTGGACGAGTTCATGCAGTATTCCGCCGACAAGGGGATGCGTCGGTTCGGGACCATCAGCAGCGCGCGTGGCCGTCCGCTCGGTGAGATCGACCTCGATTATTCGCCGCTGCAACTGGAAGACACGTTCGCGGCGGAGGATCGTGAGGCGCTTGCGGCCACGGCCTAG
- a CDS encoding hydroxysqualene dehydroxylase, which translates to MIDTSRHCVVIGAGVAGLASAVWMAEAGFRVTLLERRATLGGRTHSIEIPQVDDVADNGVHVMSGSMEELLRYLETIGARDLLAAESGTYARRLLPGGEVDDTSLFRTFAWLPAASIGDRLRVWRAYLRIVRDCVRPPDDLDAITAREWLDRIGMPKVARDTWIDFLIIGAHNEKPDLISASAFRNLLVTMARRGRGAARNGTLLYSTVDFTSLFVTGAEKVLANHGCEVRGRAGVKSIMLHGNAVSGVSLTDGEFIPADAVICAVPPWAVEGLLDAVPGHEQLYSAAAKLVPAPLVSVYLYLNKSLGLTTILDALVGGEGVVEQVFDRQKMVGYDGSERGLYSYEITVSAAYALNSLSSSSEIIETCMRFLRNYYPAARDAELVHAKVVRMPRATYSERPGTAGARPPQRTSVRGLALAGDWTATDFPSTIGGAAQSAELATRVILDQTPVG; encoded by the coding sequence GTGATTGACACTTCCCGGCACTGTGTGGTGATCGGCGCCGGGGTGGCGGGGCTTGCCTCGGCGGTGTGGATGGCTGAGGCCGGGTTCCGGGTGACCCTGTTGGAACGTCGAGCCACCCTCGGTGGGCGCACCCATTCCATCGAGATACCTCAGGTCGACGACGTCGCCGATAACGGTGTCCACGTCATGTCCGGCTCGATGGAAGAGCTGTTGCGTTACCTCGAAACCATCGGGGCACGAGATCTTTTGGCCGCCGAGTCCGGAACCTATGCGCGCCGGCTGCTGCCCGGGGGAGAGGTGGACGATACCTCGCTGTTCCGCACATTCGCGTGGCTGCCCGCGGCGAGTATCGGGGACCGGCTTCGGGTATGGCGGGCTTATCTGCGGATCGTCAGGGATTGTGTTCGCCCACCAGATGACCTGGATGCCATCACCGCGCGAGAGTGGCTCGACCGCATCGGGATGCCCAAGGTCGCGCGTGATACCTGGATTGACTTCTTGATCATCGGCGCGCACAACGAGAAGCCGGATTTGATCTCCGCCAGCGCATTCCGGAATCTGCTGGTCACCATGGCCCGTCGGGGGCGCGGGGCGGCACGCAATGGAACATTGTTGTACTCCACGGTCGACTTCACCTCGCTGTTCGTCACCGGTGCCGAGAAGGTGCTCGCCAATCACGGTTGTGAGGTACGGGGCCGCGCCGGAGTGAAATCAATCATGTTGCACGGCAATGCTGTTTCTGGTGTATCGCTGACCGATGGTGAGTTCATACCGGCCGATGCGGTGATCTGTGCGGTTCCGCCGTGGGCCGTGGAGGGTTTGCTTGACGCCGTCCCCGGCCACGAGCAGTTGTACAGTGCGGCAGCCAAGCTCGTTCCCGCCCCGCTGGTGAGCGTCTACCTGTACCTCAACAAGTCGCTCGGGCTGACGACCATCCTTGATGCTCTCGTGGGTGGTGAGGGCGTGGTCGAGCAGGTCTTCGATCGGCAGAAGATGGTGGGATACGACGGTAGCGAACGTGGGTTGTACTCGTACGAAATCACGGTCAGCGCCGCGTACGCACTGAACTCGCTGTCCTCGAGCAGCGAGATCATCGAGACGTGTATGCGCTTCCTGCGCAATTACTATCCGGCCGCGCGCGATGCCGAATTGGTGCACGCCAAGGTGGTGCGGATGCCGCGTGCCACCTACAGCGAGCGTCCGGGAACGGCGGGTGCCCGTCCGCCGCAGCGCACCAGTGTGCGCGGGCTGGCGCTGGCAGGTGACTGGACCGCGACCGACTTCCCCTCGACCATCGGTGGGGCAGCGCAGAGCGCGGAATTGGCCACTCGTGTGATTCTTGACCAGACCCCAGTGGGCTAG
- a CDS encoding TetR/AcrR family transcriptional regulator: protein MKVATSDNPREDIPEPIVAAVAMTLVRSGMQRFNLSAAAEQAGVSRSTLYNWFGGKQAAIDTAFGYLADAFIEFFAAAVGAETTLVDQVAAAAAGICEHRRWTDHLALHTTDLLDLILDEHGEDLMARSVAFWTPRIREAQERKEIPARIVPEEAAEWIIRTLMSIEVLPPIVIDLSDPAAVRRYFADYITHGLGATRD from the coding sequence ATGAAGGTGGCGACGTCCGATAACCCCCGCGAGGACATCCCCGAGCCCATCGTGGCCGCAGTCGCCATGACGTTGGTTCGATCGGGCATGCAGCGGTTCAACCTGTCCGCGGCGGCCGAGCAGGCGGGGGTATCCCGGAGCACCCTGTACAACTGGTTCGGCGGCAAGCAGGCCGCCATCGACACCGCATTCGGTTATCTCGCAGACGCATTCATCGAATTCTTCGCAGCGGCAGTGGGTGCGGAGACCACACTGGTCGATCAGGTCGCGGCTGCCGCCGCGGGAATCTGCGAGCACCGCCGATGGACGGATCATCTCGCCCTGCACACCACCGATCTGCTGGACCTCATCCTGGACGAACACGGTGAGGACCTGATGGCGCGCTCGGTCGCGTTCTGGACGCCGCGCATACGGGAAGCGCAGGAGCGCAAGGAGATTCCCGCGCGCATCGTCCCGGAGGAGGCTGCCGAGTGGATCATCAGAACCCTGATGAGCATCGAAGTGCTGCCACCCATCGTGATCGATCTGTCGGACCCGGCGGCCGTGCGCCGTTACTTCGCCGACTACATCACGCACGGATTGGGTGCCACGCGTGATTGA
- a CDS encoding nitroreductase/quinone reductase family protein, with protein MSTQPDWAIRIGAWFLENGHRAVLALTGGRYPKKVLGMQPVELYTIGSKTGQRRGTLLTAPIYEPGKVVLVASYGGGSENPAWYKNLVANPAVEIAVDDVARPFTAHTASPEEKAALWPTIVKANPGYAGYQKNTDRDIPVIICVPA; from the coding sequence GTGAGCACACAACCTGATTGGGCCATCCGGATCGGCGCCTGGTTCCTGGAGAACGGACACCGGGCGGTTCTCGCGCTGACCGGCGGCAGGTATCCCAAGAAGGTGCTGGGAATGCAGCCGGTGGAGCTGTACACCATCGGCAGTAAGACGGGACAGCGCCGCGGCACGCTGCTGACCGCGCCGATCTACGAACCCGGCAAGGTGGTGTTGGTGGCCTCCTACGGTGGAGGGTCCGAAAACCCGGCCTGGTACAAGAACCTGGTGGCCAACCCGGCCGTCGAGATCGCGGTGGACGATGTCGCGCGTCCGTTCACGGCGCACACCGCCTCGCCCGAAGAGAAGGCCGCGCTGTGGCCGACGATCGTCAAGGCCAACCCCGGCTATGCGGGATATCAGAAGAACACCGATCGGGATATTCCGGTCATCATCTGCGTACCTGCCTAA
- a CDS encoding nitroreductase/quinone reductase family protein, translating to MGDKQKTPDWAAEGGAWVLENGHRALLKLTGGRWPHKLGFMPTLELHTIGRKSGERRSSLLSSPIFTPERIVVIASLGGASHNPAWYLNLVANPNVEITVRGQTKPYIARTASAQEKAELWPEITRGFGNPYAGYQRSTTRDIPVVICEPA from the coding sequence ATGGGTGACAAGCAGAAGACGCCTGACTGGGCCGCCGAAGGCGGCGCATGGGTGCTCGAGAACGGGCACCGCGCCCTGTTGAAGCTGACCGGTGGCCGCTGGCCGCACAAGCTCGGATTCATGCCCACGCTGGAACTGCACACCATCGGGCGTAAGTCCGGTGAACGTCGCTCCTCGTTGTTGAGCTCGCCCATCTTCACGCCGGAGCGGATTGTCGTGATCGCCTCGCTCGGCGGGGCCTCGCACAATCCCGCGTGGTACCTGAATCTCGTCGCCAATCCGAACGTCGAGATCACCGTGCGCGGACAGACCAAGCCGTACATCGCACGCACCGCCTCGGCGCAGGAGAAGGCCGAGTTATGGCCGGAGATCACCCGAGGATTCGGCAACCCGTACGCGGGATATCAGCGCAGCACCACCCGGGATATCCCGGTGGTCATCTGTGAACCGGCTTAA
- a CDS encoding thioesterase family protein → MVNAPFAQAMALTPAGDGLFDAHLNDTWTIGPKLHGGVMLALLAGAARETLGESEPIAVSASYLFAPSPGDMQVRTSVRKRGRQISLVDAELVQDGRTAVHAVVTLGTPEQHVGPLLTALPPALTQLPAEPPPGVAPIAEGHPMGEIFHLFGGFDVRPSLRSMSDLSERGKPEIVLWARPRDMAPDGLFALVCGDISVPVTFPLGRFGWAPTVQLTTYLRTLPSDGWLRVLCSTNQIGQHWFDSEHTVIDSEGALVVQSRQLAMVPVN, encoded by the coding sequence GTGGTTAACGCTCCCTTCGCGCAAGCAATGGCCCTCACGCCCGCAGGCGACGGCCTGTTTGACGCGCACCTGAATGACACCTGGACCATCGGACCCAAGCTGCACGGCGGCGTCATGCTTGCGTTGCTTGCCGGTGCGGCGCGCGAGACGCTCGGCGAGAGCGAGCCCATCGCCGTGAGCGCAAGCTACCTGTTCGCGCCCTCGCCCGGTGACATGCAGGTGCGCACATCGGTGCGTAAGCGGGGACGGCAGATCTCGCTCGTCGATGCCGAACTTGTCCAGGATGGCCGCACCGCGGTGCATGCCGTGGTCACCCTGGGCACGCCCGAGCAGCATGTGGGCCCGCTGTTGACGGCTCTGCCACCCGCGCTCACCCAGCTGCCGGCCGAACCGCCGCCGGGGGTGGCCCCGATCGCCGAGGGCCACCCGATGGGGGAGATCTTCCACCTGTTCGGCGGATTCGACGTTCGCCCCTCACTGCGGTCGATGAGCGACCTGAGCGAGCGGGGGAAGCCCGAGATCGTGCTGTGGGCCCGCCCCCGCGATATGGCGCCCGACGGCCTGTTCGCGTTGGTGTGCGGCGACATCTCGGTACCGGTGACGTTCCCGCTGGGGCGTTTCGGGTGGGCGCCCACCGTGCAGCTGACCACATATCTGCGCACGCTGCCTTCGGATGGCTGGTTGCGAGTGTTGTGCAGCACCAACCAGATCGGCCAGCATTGGTTTGACTCCGAACACACGGTCATCGACTCCGAAGGTGCTCTGGTGGTGCAGTCTCGCCAGCTGGCCATGGTGCCGGTAAACTGA
- a CDS encoding sugar phosphate isomerase/epimerase family protein, giving the protein MRPAIKVGLSTASVYPLKTEAAFEYAARLGYDGVELMVWAEAVSQDVGAVAKLSRKYDMPVLSVHAPCLLVSQRVWGANPIPKLERSVRAAEKLGAQTVVVHPPFRWQRRYAEGFAEQVASLEDSSDVHVAVENMFPLRADRLFGAGQTSVERMKRRGGRPGIGVSAFAPSFDPTDANHAHYTLDLSHTATAGTDAVDMMRRMGSGLTHLHLADGTGASVDEHLVPGKGTQPVAQVCRELAAGDFTGQVVLEVHTSAARTEDQREAILRESLEFARTHLVR; this is encoded by the coding sequence GTGCGCCCTGCGATCAAGGTTGGTCTGTCAACGGCCTCGGTGTATCCACTTAAAACCGAAGCAGCATTCGAGTACGCGGCCCGGCTCGGGTACGACGGTGTCGAGCTCATGGTGTGGGCCGAGGCGGTGAGTCAGGACGTCGGCGCCGTCGCGAAACTCTCCCGCAAGTACGACATGCCGGTGTTATCCGTGCATGCCCCGTGCCTACTGGTGTCACAGCGCGTCTGGGGTGCCAACCCGATTCCCAAGCTGGAACGCAGCGTGCGGGCCGCCGAAAAACTGGGTGCACAGACCGTCGTCGTACATCCGCCATTTCGGTGGCAGCGCCGGTACGCCGAAGGCTTCGCCGAACAGGTTGCATCGCTAGAGGACTCGAGCGATGTGCACGTCGCGGTGGAGAACATGTTCCCGTTGCGGGCCGACCGTCTGTTCGGTGCCGGGCAGACATCGGTGGAGCGCATGAAGCGCCGCGGTGGCAGGCCCGGAATCGGAGTATCCGCCTTCGCGCCGTCATTCGATCCGACCGATGCCAATCACGCGCACTACACCCTTGACCTGTCCCACACCGCAACCGCCGGGACCGATGCGGTGGACATGATGCGCCGGATGGGATCTGGGCTCACGCATCTGCATCTCGCCGATGGCACTGGCGCCTCGGTCGACGAACATCTGGTGCCCGGCAAGGGAACTCAGCCAGTTGCGCAAGTGTGCCGGGAGCTGGCAGCCGGTGACTTCACCGGGCAGGTGGTGCTCGAGGTGCACACCTCGGCCGCACGCACCGAGGACCAGCGCGAGGCGATTCTGAGGGAGTCGCTGGAGTTCGCCAGAACCCATCTGGTGCGATAG
- a CDS encoding membrane protein, with product MTDSDDTQRPVSVAELLARNGAADGKISGHRRRMRGNADAIPVAELTGEIPVIRDKKGGRARPNPAPSPAPETAAPPESPKAPEAGARSYLRSNEDALFGGDSMADEAARRGTTAAPAPAPAQPSSMESPLRSIFPPTPTPVARPGEPRKSIDFNDATGVISPVTAEPPKSEPAPAPAAVAPAVPAAPPAPEIPVPPVSRPEPESVTPEPVAPEPEPEPAAVAQPEPEPEPVTPEPEPSPEPEAVHYAEYEAEYEDEYEDDEYGRAVEWTSHDAEQDVEDDEFEDQEDDYQLEHELQELVGAHGDPSEPEVSQLAAVDTDKSKAEAKADRREKIKTYLQGSWIAAQYLLAAAAGAGLFFVFRELWSWNQGFALLLGVLFIAILVASLWVIRKTVDLASILIAIVVGALIAFGPLVLMLQAVD from the coding sequence ATGACCGACTCAGACGACACGCAGCGGCCGGTATCAGTTGCCGAGCTGCTGGCGCGCAATGGTGCCGCCGACGGCAAGATCAGCGGCCATCGCCGCCGGATGCGCGGCAATGCCGACGCCATCCCGGTGGCCGAGTTGACCGGTGAGATCCCCGTCATCCGTGACAAGAAGGGTGGCCGCGCGCGCCCCAACCCGGCGCCGTCGCCTGCTCCGGAAACGGCGGCGCCGCCCGAGTCCCCTAAGGCACCTGAGGCGGGAGCGCGTTCCTACCTGCGTTCCAACGAGGATGCGTTGTTCGGCGGCGACAGCATGGCCGATGAGGCCGCCCGTCGCGGCACCACGGCCGCACCGGCCCCGGCGCCCGCTCAGCCTTCCTCGATGGAATCACCGCTTCGGAGCATCTTCCCGCCGACCCCCACACCAGTCGCCCGGCCGGGAGAACCGCGCAAGTCCATCGACTTCAACGACGCGACCGGCGTCATCTCCCCGGTTACCGCCGAGCCGCCCAAGTCCGAACCGGCACCGGCGCCGGCGGCGGTCGCGCCCGCCGTACCCGCAGCGCCACCGGCTCCCGAGATTCCGGTCCCGCCGGTGTCTCGCCCGGAGCCCGAGTCCGTCACACCCGAACCAGTCGCGCCCGAGCCGGAACCTGAGCCCGCGGCCGTCGCACAGCCGGAACCCGAACCGGAGCCCGTCACACCGGAGCCGGAACCCTCTCCCGAGCCGGAGGCCGTGCACTACGCGGAGTATGAGGCGGAGTACGAGGACGAGTACGAGGACGACGAGTACGGCAGGGCCGTCGAGTGGACGTCGCACGATGCCGAGCAGGACGTCGAGGACGACGAATTCGAAGATCAGGAAGACGACTATCAGCTGGAGCACGAGCTCCAGGAGCTTGTCGGCGCGCACGGTGACCCGTCCGAGCCCGAGGTCAGTCAGCTCGCCGCGGTCGACACCGACAAATCCAAGGCTGAGGCCAAGGCCGACCGCCGGGAGAAGATCAAGACCTACCTGCAAGGCAGCTGGATTGCCGCGCAGTACCTGCTGGCGGCCGCCGCGGGCGCGGGCCTGTTCTTCGTATTCCGGGAACTGTGGAGCTGGAACCAGGGCTTCGCGTTGCTCCTGGGCGTGTTGTTCATCGCAATTCTGGTCGCGTCGCTGTGGGTGATCCGCAAGACGGTCGATCTGGCCAGCATCCTGATCGCGATCGTGGTGGGAGCCCTGATCGCGTTCGGCCCCCTCGTGCTCATGCTGCAAGCGGTTGATTAG
- a CDS encoding Ppx/GppA phosphatase family protein, whose translation MRLGVLDVGSNTVHLLVVDARRGGHPTPMSSTKAALRLAEAIDESGKLTRKGSDSLVHTIQEFSKIARSSGCAEIMAFATSAVRDATNSDEVLTRVKKETGVDLAVLSGVNESRLTFLAVRRWYGWSAGRIINLDIGGGSLELSCGVDEEPDIALSLPLGAGRLTREWLAEDPPGRRRVAMLRDWLESELVDAAKQVAAAGVPDLAVASSKTFRSLARLTGAAPSGAGPRVKRTLTASGLRQLIAFISRMTTADRAELEGVSVDRAPQIVAGALVAEASMRALSLEAVDICPWALREGLILRKLDSEADGTALVD comes from the coding sequence GTGCGATTAGGCGTGCTGGATGTCGGCAGCAACACGGTGCACCTGTTGGTGGTTGATGCCCGACGGGGTGGGCACCCCACACCCATGAGCTCCACCAAGGCGGCACTGCGTCTGGCGGAGGCCATCGATGAGTCCGGCAAGCTCACCCGCAAGGGCTCCGACAGCCTGGTGCACACCATCCAGGAGTTCTCCAAGATTGCCCGCAGCTCCGGCTGCGCGGAGATCATGGCGTTCGCCACGTCGGCCGTTCGGGACGCCACCAACTCCGATGAGGTGCTGACACGTGTCAAGAAGGAAACCGGCGTGGATCTCGCCGTTCTCTCCGGTGTCAACGAGTCGCGGCTGACCTTCCTGGCCGTGCGGCGCTGGTACGGCTGGAGCGCTGGGCGCATCATCAACCTCGATATCGGAGGTGGCTCGCTGGAGCTGTCCTGCGGTGTCGACGAAGAACCAGACATCGCGTTGTCTCTGCCTCTGGGGGCCGGACGGTTGACACGAGAGTGGTTGGCCGAAGATCCGCCGGGACGTCGCCGCGTCGCTATGCTGCGTGACTGGCTGGAATCGGAACTGGTGGACGCTGCCAAACAGGTGGCGGCGGCAGGGGTGCCCGACCTGGCCGTAGCGTCCTCGAAAACGTTCCGGTCGCTTGCGCGACTCACCGGTGCTGCACCTTCCGGCGCAGGACCACGAGTTAAGAGGACACTTACAGCAAGCGGACTGCGTCAGTTGATCGCGTTCATCTCGCGAATGACTACCGCAGACCGTGCAGAGTTGGAGGGAGTCAGTGTCGACAGGGCGCCTCAGATCGTCGCCGGAGCACTCGTCGCGGAGGCAAGCATGCGTGCTCTGTCGTTAGAGGCGGTCGACATCTGCCCGTGGGCTCTGCGCGAAGGGCTAATTCTGCGCAAGCTGGATAGCGAAGCCGATGGCACTGCACTCGTTGACTGA